GTGCTGGCTGGGGTGGGTTGGAGCATGAGCACCTGGTGGAATGTGCCAGAAAGTGCCTCCCGGGAACCCGAGCCGCCTGGGCATGTGACAAGGCTGAGGACGAGGACAGATCGGTATTGCAGTGCACAGCGGGAGGCTGCCAGGCTGGAAGACGATAGGTCCAGCATCAGCCCGGGCCCTGCCCTGTTTCCGGAGCCCATGCACTGTCAGGACAGGACTGAAGAGCTGTTCCTTCTTGGAGGAAGATTCCATCCCCTGCGCGTGCTGAACTGGTTGGCAGGCGGCAGGGCAAGGGCATGTTTCCCAGTCTGTCCCTCAGCGAGCTCAACAGGCACCACTGGATGTCCGGCacagcctcccacccccacagccaAGGCGACGCGGACCTCTTTGAGTCCACGCCTGCGCCCACCCTGGCCAGGTTCGAGGAAGCCTGGAAATCTTCatcaagaaattcattttaatggctGGGACTGTGGGTGTGGTGGAGCTGCGGGGAACGAAGACGTAGCCGTTGTCCATGCGCATGCTGAACCTGGAGTCCAGGCCTGTGATCTAACAGGATGTAGGGAAGCAGGTGCTGACTACCCGTTCCAGAAAGCTGCCCTGCGAGCCGTGCACACTCATCTCCAAGGGGAAGCCAAAAGACATCCGGAGAGTTGCTTCTAAAATGCTCCAcaacaggtcacgatctcacagttagtggggtggatcccgcgtggggctctgcccCAACAGcgccatctctccctctctctgctgctacCCCACCcctatcccttctctctctctctctctctctctctctctctctctctctctctctctctctctctctcaaaatacataaatatttaaaatgctccGCTGGAAGCCTACATTTGAcagagcagccaactcttgagcCCTCTGCCTGCTTTGTGGagcggaggtggggggtgggagggggaaggggagggactgAGCAGGATGTCTGGGCTCTTCCGTTCGAGGCCCTCTGAGATCCCACCCAGGCCAGGAGCTGTGGACAGAGCTGTGTTCACGCACGTTTCTTTGGGTGTGAATTTAAGGCCAAATTTCATAAACGGTGCCAAGGCTTGGACATTTCTCTTACAGTTGAACACATTTAATGCCACCGAACACAGCTCGGTTTCCTTCAGAATTGGATACGCCACTCAGTGGAATAAAGGTTTACTTTCACCATTGCAGCTAGAAGTGGGGTGAGGTGCAGGAAGGTTAAACACAGCCTGCTGTAGGAAAACCAGGTCAATGTTCTTACCTCTGCCGGGTGTTCCCTGAGATTAGCAGTCACCGGTGGGTTAGCACCAGACTGTCCCTTCACAGAGGCCAGAGGGCCTGTCAGCCCTGCCCAGCCTCCAGTGGTCCCAGGGCTAGACAAGGACACGTATTCTGCTTCGCTGAGCGTTTTTCTCAGCACAGTGTTTTCCTTCACCCTCAGTTAAGCACCGTTTTGTTCCAGGCCTAACTGTCAATGTTCCTAAGACAGAGAAGGCTCAAAGTGGGTGAGACACACCTTTGTCCCTGAGAGTCGCCCAGTTGGACCCAATATTGTGAagccttttgccttttgtttttaattttaatttatttattacaaaatttttaatgttttatttatttttgacagagggagagacagagcatgaatggaagGTGGGAGgcaaagagatagggagacatggaatttgaagcaggctccaggccctgaacttcagcacagagcctgatgcggggttagaactcacgagccgtgagatcatgacctgagccccagtcaacagcttaacctactgagccacccaggcgccccaactttgttttttcaagagatagagtgcaaatgggggaggagcagagaagggggaaaCAGAGGTTATGTGCTGATAGCAGCCAGCCctatgtgggcttgaactcatgaaccctgagatcatgaccagagccaaagtgagtcgctcaacctactaagcctcccaggtgccctgcctcTTGCCTTTGTAAGATGCCTTCCGATCGCAGATGTGCCAACATGCATGGGGCAGGATTTCTTGCAATTGATGGCTGTGGTAACCAAAGCCtgtgaacattttaaaaggtgGGAAACTAAGGAGCTCTAGGTTCTCCATGTCTAGATGTTTAAGGAGAATCAAAGTCAGATGACTTTGCTAATATAGGATAGCTTTgtgattctcaaacttgagaACAACCCCTCCATCCCCCGGGTCCCATGTGGGAACCCACACTGACCACCCCAATAGTTGCAATGCTGTGGTTGTCCCTGGCAGATGGTAGTCAGGGGATTGCACAATATCTGGGGCAGTTTGGTTGGAGAAAAGAgtttcctagtctttttttttttttttttttttgaaatattgagAAACCTAGCCTCTGCAGTACAGATGAGAGATGGAGGAATGTTTTAGGGAAGTCAAATAACCATTAAGAAAAGTCAAGatccatggggctcctgggtggcgcagtcggttaagcgtccgacttcagccaggtcatgatctcgcggtccgggagttcgagccccgcgtcaggctctgggctgatggctcggaacctggagcctgtttccgattctgtgtctccctctctctctgcccctcccccgttcatgctctgtctctctctgtcccaaaaataaatgttgaaaaaaaaaattaaaaaaaaaataatttaaaaagaaaagtcaagatCCATATAAAGTAGATGAGGGGGTACAAAAGAAACTCAGAAGGTCTTCTTTCTGTTGAAGGGGCAGTATGTGAgcgcctcttcctcctctctccccttctcatttTCGTTTTTATACAGACAGCATTTGTACTATTTTCCCTAGCATTGTCATAAGAAATATTTCTGACAAAGCAAATGATTCTTTCCAGGGGCATATAGACAAGAGGGTGCTGCCTGTCTCAGAATCAGAGTGATCGGGCAGAGTGGGAAAGGTGCTTTGTTCAGCTTAGCAGCAAACTTGAGGAAATTTGACAAGCTACAGTTGAGCAGACAGAGGCAGCAAAATCCATGGAGGAGGTTGTTTATGCCTTAGCACTGTGAGGTTGGTGACACAAACAGTTGGTTCAAGGGCCATTTCCCTGGTTTCCTTTCTGATTTCTGGAAGGTGGGCAATTTGTATTTCAAGAGagatacgttttttttttaaactgccttTTTTAAACCTTTGGGAGAAGGTTATCTCAGAAGGAAAccacctcctctgtccccctttccctAAGCCACAGATGTTGTATAAATATAaggtaattattaaattattttttatcatattgtTAATGTTATCAAAAATGTTAATATGCATATTATAAAGAAATCACCTTTCTAATAAATTATATCTACTTCTGTTACAGAAATAGATGACAAGAGGGTGACCAACACACAAGCTGAAGTAAGTTTCcttatattttgtataaatagGTGTTCAATTAAAGACATAATTAGCTTGGCTTgatgttacataaaatatatcaatataacTAATGTAAAAACTAGTTTGCTTTTCCTGACCGAAGAAACAGTAAAATGGGGTTGTTAAATCTCTGCCTCTATGCTACATTGGTTCTCAACTTATGAAATGCCAACCCCTGAAAAAACTTGTAAAATAAACCATTGCTTTTAGTGGCAAGATATGGTGTTGTTATTTTCAGTTTAGTGACTCGTTTATGACCATCTACAGGCTAGGGCCAGCCAATGTTGGAATCCTGGAGCAAGAAGACGGGGGCCGACACCTCTTAAAGGGTCTTCTGGTGtgtgaagccaagagcacacccTGAGGCCAGAGGTTCACATACACATGTAGGAGTTCAGATGGAAAATAGGAACCAGGGGAGGGTAGGAAGctaataatatagaatatatggAATACAAAAAAGTAAGTAAACTGTACTCAGAAATAGGACAAGGATTGACTGCTGTGCAGACATACTAGTCAACTCCCATAGCTGCATTAGGCATATAGCAATACCCAGAGGAAATGTAGAAAGAACAAAATGCCAAATAATATCTAagacttttctaaatttttaaagaggttataaatgtgaaaatgctttgaTAACTGAActcttacataaatataaatcagTTTTTATTACTTAACAAGTTGTACTACGTGTTACAAAGCAAAATTTTCTGTCGAATTAATTTTCTACTTGATCTTTGAATATATGTATGgagataaatatataagaaataccAAAAGTGATTGCTTCTTTAAATCAACTGGATGAGACGAATACAGTAAAGGAACACCAGAACTGTCTGTGTTTACACTACATGTTTAACATTAACATAGAGTCCCTCTGCCTGCATCTGGGCATAATGAACTGGTACTCACATATTCCATTCTGGAGAAATGTGCTTGGACCATTTGCTTGTTGATATGGATTTGGTGATATTTGgttggatttttcctttttagtataTTGTTTTTGCATCAGGTAAGTGTCTACATCT
The window above is part of the Prionailurus bengalensis isolate Pbe53 chromosome C1, Fcat_Pben_1.1_paternal_pri, whole genome shotgun sequence genome. Proteins encoded here:
- the LOC122481530 gene encoding uncharacterized protein LOC122481530, with the translated sequence MSTWWNVPESASREPEPPGHVTRLRTRTDRYCSAQREAARLEDDRSSISPGPALFPEPMHCQDRTEELFLLGGRFHPLRVLNWLAGGRARACFPVCPSASSTGTTGCPAQPPTPTAKATRTSLSPRLRPPWPGSRKPGNLHQEIHFNGWDCGCGGAAGNEDVAVVHAHAEPGVQACDLTGCREAGADYPFQKAALRAVHTHLQGEAKRHPESCF